DNA from Rosa rugosa chromosome 6, drRosRugo1.1, whole genome shotgun sequence:
GTTGGCATTGGAGTGACTGGAGATCTTGACTGAGAAGGTTGTGCTGGAGTGACTGGAAATTCTTCATTGAATTGGGAGATaattctttcaattttgaaattatcCCACCATTTGACTAGGAAGTGTCTGGAGACTACATGATCTTTGACTTCGTAACGCCATTTAAAGATCCAGGGGAGCTTGTATTTGGCCATAAAATGTAATGCGACTGGAAAATTCAGGTCATAATTTGTGAAATTCATGACTGTTGAGAAACAGGTGACTGCATTCTTGATTTCTTGTGGGAGGATATCGAAGGGGCAACCATGAGCCCTCCACCATCCAAGgaaccacattggaaattgtctGTTGAATTTGAAATCGAAATTTAAGAACCATGAATGACTGGAATCATCAGTTTGATGAAGGAAGATGGTATTCCATGCTTCTTCataatcataataattgaatGAGAGATCTCCGCATTTGTGGTAGGTGAAAGGAGGATCACCCCATTGAGAAAGAGAAATGATGCGAACTATGTAGAGAGAATGGtacaggattttggttgggtcttTTTTGTCAGGAATAGGTTTAATGGTGATTGACTTAGTTTCAAAAAGAATATCTCTATAAAACTTTAATGACTTGCTAGGGTGACTAGGTAAAAAATGAAAACCAGGAGGGTAATAAGATTTGACTAAAGACATTGGATTTTTTAGATGACTCATGGTTGGTTCAACATAAAAAAGATGGTGAACAGTTCGCTGAATGTAAGGagaggtttttttgtaatttgtttgTGAGTCAGATTTGAATGGGTCATATTGGTTGACTAGAGCTGACTGGTAATTGGGACGATTAGTACCAAGGGTGCTACCAATGGTATTGAATCTATTACTGGGTGGTAATGGTAGGGGTGGATGTCCAGCATAAGGAACTAAACTGGAAGATGACTCTTGTTTGACTGGTGTTGATGATTCTGGTTTGACTGTGTTTTTGGGAGCAGTTGGGCAAAAAGGGTCTTCATTTACTGGATTTGAGGGATTTCTCCCAGAGGATGATCGGGTCTTCATGTTTTGGAACCCTGTAGAAATTCTCGGGTTAGAAAGTCTGGAATGTGATTGTCACTGCCTTTAATGAatgcaatttcaaaatcaaaaatacttaAAATTGCCTGCCATCTGGCAAAGATCTGTTTACTAGCAATATTTTGAACATCTTTTTCTAGGACATCCTTTGCACTTTTGCAATCGACTCGAACTAaaaatttttgatttaataaatcatcttgaaatttactaatacataaaacaatagataaaatttcttttttaatagtACTGTAATTGCTTTGTGATTGATTCCAGACTCCGGAATAATATCTAACGATTTGCTCAGGATGAGTAGGAGAGATCTGTTGTTTTAAGACACCTCCATAACCAACTTCAGAAGCATCAGTTTCGACAATTTTGAAGGAATTGGCGAGGGGAATGCCAAGACATGGAAGGGTTTTGACATAACTCTTGATTTCTTTAACTAAAGAAGTATGAACTGGTGACCAAGGAGGGGGATTAGCTtgtaatctatcaaataaaggtTTGCATTTCTTCCTTAGATTTTGGTAGAAGTCTGCCACATAATTTAATGATCCTAAGAACCTTTGCAATTGATTTTTGTCTAGGATGACATCAGGGAATTTGTCAGCAAACTGGATTACTCGATCTATTGGACTAATTTGGAGATGATGGATATTGAATCCTAAGAATCTAATATTAGTTTGAAAGAGTTTAATTTTTGAAGCAGAGACTACGAGACCATTGTTTTTTATGATGGTGAAGAATTGGTGCAAATGTTTCCAATGTTGATCGATTGATTGTGAGAAGATAAGGACATCATCAATATAGACTATGGAAAAATGACTATATGGGTTGAAAATGTCATTCATAATATTTTGGAATTCACTGGGGGCATTTTTAAGACCGAATGGCATGACATTCCATTCATAATGACCGAAAGGGGTGACAAAAGCAGTTTTGTATTTGTCTTCCTCACTAATTTGTATTTGCCAGAAACCAGAtttcatatcaaatttggagaaaaTGACAGCATTATTTAATCTGTTAATGAGATCTCGTTTATTGGGGATAGGATATCGAATCCACTCTAGAACTGTATTGAGAGGTTTATAATTGATGACTAAGCGTGGAGTTCCTCTTTCTAATTCGGCACTTTTCTGCACATAGAAGGCAGGACATGACCACGGGGATTTACTTTGTCTGATGATTCTTTTGTGAAGTAAatctttaatttcctttttgcAGAATTCCATGACTTCTTGATTCATTTGAATTGGACGGGCTTTGGTAGGAATATTTTTCTCATGGAATCCTTTAATGTAAGGGAGAGTGACAATATGTTTTTTTCTATGCCAAAAGGCAGTAGGAATATCCGAACATAATTcgttaataattttttcttcgaatgttttgactttttgttGGAGAAAAGGTTCTTGgagttgagtatcgattcgtttAAAATTGATTTCTTCTTTAAGAAATGTGATCTGCTTATATTTTGCCTGAATACAATTTAGTGTTTTTGAGATAGAATTTTCTTGGAAAGCCTTTAGGGTGTGTATTTCGGGATTGGATAGAAAGGTAAATTTTACTGGTTCACCAAATGGATAGGTGGTAACCCCATCATATTCTGTGGTAAAAGGATAAATTATAGTAATGAAAGGAAGTCCTAAAATTACTTTGTCGGTTAAGTTTTTGACTAAAACAAATGGTGTTTTGAAGCATACATTATTTTGACAAACATGAGCTTTAGGGATTTCATATTTTATATCCATCTTGGTTCCGTTAGCTGATCTTAAtgactcttttgttttttcaaagtaTTTAGAAGGTATTAAGCCTTCTTGGATACAGTTGAGAtctgcaccagaatcaataagcGCTGTTGTTACTAACTGGAAATCATTAATTTTAATTTGTACTGTGGTATACCATTTTTTGAGTTTGATTTGACGAATGATGCTGATAGTGTTTTGTTCTGATGTTTCCACATCATTTTGCCCAGGTGGATCGTTATTAAGAGGGTTGTCATTAGAATGCTGTAGTTTAAGGAATTCATGTTCTATTTTGAGAATAGTTAAGTCatgtttgatttctttgttgtcATGACTGATTtctaaatttgttttttgtaaagactgtatttgtgttttaattgtctttatttcttgttgtaggtcttggattgttatttcttttttactagTTTTAAATTTGTCAAAGGTTGAGGTAAGACAAATTTTTTCCTGAGGGATATTAACAACGTTTTCttgtgtgattaattttttcaatttcttaagATATTCTGATTTTAATTCTTGGTTATCGATTTTTCCTATTAGATCAATTAATAATTCCTCCTGTTCTTCTTGTTTGGAAAGAACATTTATAGTTTTGCAACAAGTATCGTTGCACCCGAAACAGATATCTGGTGAAGAGTGTTCATCAGAATCAGTTGAGGTGGAAGACTCTATTGGCATAAAATCATTTTCACTATGTTCATTTTCTGAGTCAGTGTTTCTTAATTCTAAAAGGCGAATAAGATTTTCCTGTTCTTCTTTACtgatttttaattgtttaatagtATTTTTTACTGGGCAGGCATTTGCAAAGTGACCAGGTTTGTTGCATTTATAGCATTTGGTTTTACTTTTGTCAAAAAGCTTTTTTGAATGATGATTTGTTTTTCTGGGCCAAGGTTTTCGAAATTTGTTTTTAGAGTAAAATTTATTTGGTTCAAAATCATTTTTGTTTCTTGAGTAAAATTTATTGCGGTTAAATTTTCTTGTTGTATGATGGTAGTCaaattcattatttttctttttatgtcgtCGGGAAGGAGGTAAAGATGGGAGACCATATTGTTCACAAAAATTGCCTAATTCATATTTGGCTGTTTTCTTATCGGATTTGACTTGAGAGTTTAGTTTCATATCTATACACATTTTTAACCCTTCTTTTTGGATAACGGTAATAATGTTTCCGTATGTAAGAGTATCATAATTAATGTGTCCTGTTTCATTACTTAAGACTTGTCTAATTTTGTGGGCAAAAAGTTTAGGTAAACCatttatgaatttttctttccaaaagggTTGGTTACTATCATCTCTAAGCATAACTCTAGAAATAAAAACATCTTTATACCATTTAAAATCGCTTAAGGTGGGGCATCTAAGATTACTAAGTTGATCATGGATTCTAGAGGTAATGTGACTAGGTGTGCCTATGAAATGTTGAATAATTGTATAAAATAGAGTATTAACAGCATCAGAGACTCCCATTCCTATGTGTTCATcaaagattatatatatatatatatatatatatatatatatatatatatatatacagtccggctacactaaggatgtccttagtttttcttaggtacgaatttccggttttcacccactttccgttccataagaaaaactaaggacatccttacctgagaaaaatcctatatcagtccggctacactaaggatgtccttagtttttcttaggtacgaatttccggttttcacccactttccgatcaaattttcacatcttaaccgttcagtttttaggtcctaatgtatagatcacctctgcaaaatttcagccaaattggtgatcattaaggcatccaaaactgcaaattacaacaatgtaaacgaacggttccggttcgacagattcggttcgttcgtgtaaattgcagttttggacgccttaacgatcaccaaattggctgaaattttgcagaggtgatccatacattaggacctaaaaactgaacggttaagatgtgaaaatgtgatcggaaagtgggtgaaaacagtaaatccgttccataagaaaaactaaggacatccttacctgagaaaaatcctatatatatatatatatatatatatatatatatatgcacagaCATATAGCTAtagattttttacaacaaattggactttagatAATAATTTATGAAGTTCTTCCAACCTGCTCAAACCCACACTCCCTCTTTATTTGATTTTCTTATTACAGTCACATGCAATATGAGAGAAGATCTGCATCCATATAAATCTATATTGTGCTTGTACATTGTGTAACACAGCAATGAATTATATTGCTCAGATATTAAGCTAGTTCATGTGATGATCTGACGTCTCTCTAGAGTCTACATAAGTTGTTGTTTTTAGTGCAAGAAACTCTAGCTTAGTACTTAGCAGGTATAACAAGTATGAAGACAATGCAAGCTCAGATATTTAACCTGTTCAGAGGCAATGTAACTCGGCATTTTCATTAATGCAAGAACTGATTATAGAGTTAATTAATGTGAACAGAAGAGGGCATTGGTCAATTTGATGCCTCATCAAGGAAAGAACTATTACTTTCTCGACTAGAATAACTTCTCTAAAGGAAAGAGTCATCACACTAAACCCAAATCAGAATAACCAACCACTCTGTGTAAGGCACAATCAATCCCTAAGCAAGTAAGGCTTAGCTAGTCCATCCAATGGTCATAAATTTGATGCCTCCTTTTGGTCATAGACTAGAGGGCTAGACTACGATAAGAATCAAGATCTGATAGGCTTATGGAGAAGTAACTTTGTGGGTGAAACGCGCTATTTCTCAAACTGCAAAACTCCACCATATAGGCTAATCTACTGCTTTATCTATATGCTATGTGCTCCCCCTCCCCCCCCACCATGCCACTTCTAACGTTGCTATTCAGTTCTATAAGTCTTCACAGAATCTCAATTTATTTCTTTCACATGTTAAACTTTCCATTGTTGGTTAGGCACCAGCCAGACTTCATGCTTAGGATGCTCGACTAGGAACTCCATCTACGTTCCTTGATGGTGAAGTACTGTATTATGGCATATTCCCACCCAGTTATATAGGGTTTGGCATCGAGTCATTTTCAGCTATTGCAAGGGTAGAGCTTCCTCAAGTCAAAGCATCTATCTGGAATTATGACCTATGAGTCTGGTGCTTTCCTAGGCCAATTGTAACTAGAATTGCGCATGTAACTGAGCAACCATTCTACTGGTGAAAAattttcagccacgattaccaaAGACGCCTATTtgctttcttcatttctttttcaaGATTAGCTTAGTCCACTAAATTAATCCTGCTTCAATTGAATGGCTTGTATAATGTACAACCTATAATTTGAATGATTAATTGATAACCATATTCGCAGGGTCTACTTTTCATGTCGAAAACTGTACAAGTTTGTAAATTAATCGTACTCCTGGAAGAAGAATTCTTTGGGGCATCAATGATCAACCACGTTTTAAGATAATGCAAGGAACTGAAATTAAACCAGAAAAATATGGAAACGGACTAGTGAAATTATCTTTTTCAGCATTCTTTATATTAATATAAAGATATATAATTCAATGCCTTCTTGTGACAAGGACCACAACCAAAGTAACGTCAACAACAATAAACCCCTCAACTAGATAaatgggtttaggagactaaggCCACAGGCAGCCACGATTACATTGGCAGAAATCgcccaagaaaaccaactaTACCACAGAAATAACTAGGAGGAGCTTGAGAAATGAGCTTAATGGAAATCAGGCTTTTCGGGGTATGTGCAGCCTGACCTTTGGATGACAACATTGGATGCATAACAACCAGCTCTAACACAGTCTTCAATGGGCTTCTCTTGAACCAGCTGAGACAAAAATCCTCCAACAAATGCATCCCCTGGCACAAGAAGAATCATCGTTTTTGTTAATTGGAACTGAATCTGTTCATGATTTGTAATCCAGATTTCTCAATCAACTTATTTCACCAAGAATGCAACATCAATAACTTATTAACAATACCATCACCCCATTACTAACAGCTAGCAATATATCCAATTAGCTTATATCATTTAAGACTTTCATTCccagaaaataaaaagtaataatCCTATTataattctctttttctttaattgatAACCAGATACTCACCTCAATTGGGTAATGTTTTATTGTACAACAGCCTCTCTACTCATTAGATTTTAAAAGCTCTGGCTCTCCTTAACAAAGTAAATTATAAACAAAATCCAGATAAAGGATAAAAGATCACATACCAGCTCCATTGGTATCAACCAGTTTCTCCTTTGGTAACAAGATAACAGGATATAACTTCACCTTCCCGTCCTCAGCAACCACAACAGGATCTGCTCCTTGTGTGATAACAGTAATCCTCTTGTGTGTCCCTGATGCTTTGGGCAACTGGGAAATCTTAATAGCGATCTCCTCAACATTTTCAGTCTGATTGCGAAAGTCATCATAAGTGACTGGTAGTTATAAGTTCTGCTATTAGAGATGGAATACCAAAGATTGAGTAGTTTACCTCCCAGCCATGAACCCTGGCAAAGGTTCTTGCTTCTGTCTCATTTCCAAAAACATAGTCCATgtacctacacaaaaaggtaaTTCAGAACTCTCCACTGAGAACATTATGAGTTTTTTATGACTGGGAAGAACTTACGGTAGGGCTTTCTCCTGCACATCCTTGAAGAACTCGCATATGAAAGGAGCAGAAAGATTCATCATGAAGACCTGCAGATGCAAGAGAAGGCTGCTGAAGCTACTGATTCTATAATAGAAGAGAAAAAGATGCAACTCTGTTATTGATTCTCGGTCCAAAAATAATCTACACTGCTGGTACCTTGTTGTTTGCAGCTGCATGTTTAGCAACAAGTTGAATTGACTCTGGAGACACAGTAAGGAAAAACCCAGCAATGTAGAAGTATTTTGCCTTTTCCACTGTTCAAGCACAATTTCAAATAAAGGTGAGTCCAAAAGAATATAAGAACAAAAGTAAGAGAACAAACTTCATTAAAAAAGAGAGCAAGGGAAGTAATACCCAAGGCCCAATTTTCTGGTCGCTTCAAATGCTCAGATTTGTAACAGTTTGCAGCTGATAAGTTAGCAACAAGAGACCTGTACATTGGTTGTTCCGAGACATTTAGCCCAGCAAAGTATGACAGACAGTAGGACTATTTCACAAGAAAAAGAATGACAACTATATGCAGGTATTCTTTTGTTCAACAAGCCATGAGCAAAAACTATATGCAGAAAACAAAGGCCAGTTATAGCAGTAAAGAATAGCAGCATGAGATGGCCAGGAAGTTTTCTTGTAGAGCTACAAATTGGCATATAAGAATTGTAAATTCAACATTACAGGGAGATGTAACAAACATAGCCCTACTTTGATCATTTTAAAACATACAAGATGTGAAACTTACCTCTCACCACCAACTACACAAACTGCACATGTGCCTGTTGGAGCCttttcatcttcataatatTGTACCTGGTTACAAATATATAGATAATATTATATTTACAAATAGTTGAAAGATAAGTAAGAAGCCAATATTTAGAGAAACTCACATTAACACCAGCCTTTGTACaatctttcttcatctcctcGCCGAACTTGTCCTTCCCAATGCATCCTATGTAACTAGTAGCACCAGGAATTTGGAGCATCCACTATAACAAACACACACAAATTTAGAGATTGTAGCAAGATTGTATATAATTAAGCAGATCATTACATTAAAAATACAAAATTCTGTAATAAACTATTAACGAACCTGGGCAACTTTGATTGAATTTTGAGTAGCACCTAAAAGATAGAACAATGAACATATAGTCCATCAGCCTAATTGTTTTACAAAGGAAAACAGGCTTCATCATCGAGCAAATTTTGCAAACAAGATAACAACATATAACATAACCCAAAGAGAAGAAACTGTCACATTACCTCCAGCAATGTATTCTACGTTGCCCTTGGCAGCCAATTCGTCATACCTTTAAAAACCATCCCCATAACCATGAGATTGTACCCGAAAAGTGCAATACATTAGGAAGTTGCAAATGCCATAAAGTAAACATGATCTCATAACCAAATTACCCACTACTCACAAAACTCGAATCCcttttaaaattttaagaagTTACACCTTTCGTCACTAAGCAAAGAGAAAGTAAGAAAAACAAAGGATGAAGTAAAATTACATGGGCAGGTGCTTGTCCTCAGCAAGAATAGCATTGTTCGGCTTGATATCATATCTGCCAACAAACCAATCACCTCAATTAGGCCTCCATACCAAACAATGCATGTTATGCACTGTCACACAGATcgaaataaaactaaataaacTACTATCAGCATTTAGAAACATCTGAACGTCAAAACAGAGCAACCCCAGATAGGAAAACCATTTAAATACTATTTCAAAGCACACAGTCCCCAACATCAGTGACAAGGGGTACATTATTCTCTTTCAATATATCACACCACATCCATACTAGCAAGAACTCAATCAATACTCATCTGGGTACCTAAAACAATGTAGCAATTGCATCACAGTCGTGATTCAAGCCCagcaaacaaagcaaaaaaacaCTAAACCATGCAGATCTGTTTAGATCAATCTATATGAGCTTGTCCCATACAACACAATCACAAAACAGACGATACCCATCAAGCTAATCACaataaagattgaaactttacaACAACAGGTCCCAAATCAtcatctttttttcattttttttttctgggcaaCAAAACAGTAACAGTGGACTGGAAATGTAATCAAAGTGATATAAAGGGTCTTACTTTTTCAAGAAATCTTCATCCACAACAGCAGAAATGTCCAGAAGGGGGTTGCCCATCCCCAAGAGAATTCGCTCGTACGCCATGGATTGAATTAGCGAGAGTTGTGTTAAGAGAGACGAGAGACGAGAGAAGAGAGCTGAGCACGAAGTGGGAGTTGGTTTTACGAGGTATTTATAGTGTTGGCAGTTGGCAAGGTTTACATATTACGTGGAGATTTGGAGGTGAACTGGTGAAGTGTCACTGGACGTCACCAACCCCCAActcaattttcatttttctctaattttaaattttttcacCAACCCACTCACACAACACacaattctttatttttctttcaaaagaaaagaTCCAAATCATGTGCAAAGAAATATGTTCTGAgaatattattttgtttttattgagATGTGAGGATTTCTAAAAAGAGAGTGAAACAAAAATGGTGTTAGAATAGCGTAAATTTGCATAAACAAGTATCAGTTATGAAATTTGCATcctttttttgactttgt
Protein-coding regions in this window:
- the LOC133715010 gene encoding adenosine kinase 2-like, which translates into the protein MAYERILLGMGNPLLDISAVVDEDFLKKYDIKPNNAILAEDKHLPMYDELAAKGNVEYIAGGATQNSIKVAQWMLQIPGATSYIGCIGKDKFGEEMKKDCTKAGVNVQYYEDEKAPTGTCAVCVVGGERSLVANLSAANCYKSEHLKRPENWALVEKAKYFYIAGFFLTVSPESIQLVAKHAAANNKVFMMNLSAPFICEFFKDVQEKALPYMDYVFGNETEARTFARVHGWETENVEEIAIKISQLPKASGTHKRITVITQGADPVVVAEDGKVKLYPVILLPKEKLVDTNGAGDAFVGGFLSQLVQEKPIEDCVRAGCYASNVVIQRSGCTYPEKPDFH